From Patescibacteria group bacterium, a single genomic window includes:
- a CDS encoding DNA-directed RNA polymerase subunit beta, translated as MPKFRRQPIQVAKRKFFTTNRDAMPLPDLIEVQKNSYDWFLKFGIKELFEEVSPMTDFTGRDLELYLEDYYLDEPKFDEVVCREKNITFEAPLRVTAKLLNKKTKQAKAQEIYLGDIPLMTARGTFIVNGIERVVVSQLIRSAGAFFTAENVRGRRYYGAKIIPNRGAWVEIETDLNNVIWVKVDRKRKVAATSLLRAFGYNDDEQLLKLFKDVNTHPTVDYIEATIKKDLAKNTDDGLIEVYKRIRPGDLATADNAKSLIYAMFFNFERYDLGRVGVYKFNTKFDLNYKDEDYEKKENRVLSPEKLLQVLKEVVRLNVTQEEPDDIDHLGNRRIRAVGELAQNRFRVGLARMERIVKDRMSTQELDTLSPNKLINARPVISAIREFFMSSQLSQFMDQTNPLSELEHKRRVSALGPGGLSRDRAGFEVRDVHTTHYGRICPIATPEGPNIGLVNHLSSFARVNEFGFIETPYRKVLREVPNEPRFSEGEILRKEMEGVKANTLITKDVAAKLAKSKSKTILVKPRLTNEIVYINAFKEEKVNTAAATIRVDEKGYFIDAETPARIHGNPGVAKTSDIEYVDVASNQIISIATSCIPFLEHDDATRALMGTNMQRQAVPCITPEQPLVGTGVEQKAAYYSGHVMVSDVDGEVTEMDGRHIVITDKKDVKHTYNLNKFVRSNASTCINQKPIVDLGGKVKKGDPLTDGPGIRESELSLGQNMLVAYMVWDGFNYEDAVIISEKVVQTDRFTSIHIEDYVIDVRETKLGPEIVTADIPNVSEEKLKNLDSEGIVRVGAEVKSGDILVGKITPKGETELSAEERLLRAIFGEKARDVRDSSLYLEHGEHGRVIGIKIFSAENGDKLQPGVIKQVQVKVADMRKIQVGDKMAGRHGNKGVISKVVPVEDMPFLEDGTPVDIILSPLGVISRMNLGQLLETHLGLAANALGYRVATPVLNGLHESQIKEELVKAGFPANGQVTLCDGRTGEPYDHQVTVGYNYILKLNHMVEDKIHQRSIGPYSLITQQPLGGKAQFGGQRFGEMEVWALEAYGAAHTLQEILTIKSDDVPGRSKAYEAIIKGEEISKVNVPESFNVLVRELKGLGLDVELLKRSESGDYRPIAEVKEQEEAQRLKFSEPAAAEKIESSNK; from the coding sequence ATGCCTAAATTTAGACGTCAGCCCATACAAGTGGCCAAACGTAAATTTTTTACCACCAACCGCGATGCCATGCCGCTGCCGGATTTAATTGAGGTGCAAAAAAATTCTTATGACTGGTTTTTGAAGTTTGGCATTAAGGAATTATTTGAAGAGGTTTCACCGATGACCGATTTTACCGGCAGAGATCTGGAACTGTATTTGGAAGATTATTATTTGGATGAACCGAAGTTTGACGAGGTTGTCTGCCGTGAAAAAAATATTACTTTTGAAGCGCCGCTTCGCGTTACCGCCAAATTGCTGAATAAAAAAACCAAACAGGCCAAGGCCCAGGAAATTTATCTTGGCGATATACCGCTGATGACCGCACGCGGAACTTTTATTGTTAACGGCATTGAACGCGTGGTGGTTTCCCAGCTGATTCGAAGCGCGGGCGCGTTTTTTACCGCTGAAAATGTGCGCGGCCGCCGATATTACGGCGCGAAAATTATTCCCAATCGAGGCGCTTGGGTGGAAATTGAAACCGATTTGAATAATGTGATTTGGGTTAAGGTGGACAGAAAGCGCAAGGTGGCGGCCACTTCTCTGTTGCGCGCTTTTGGCTATAACGATGACGAACAGCTGTTGAAATTGTTTAAAGATGTCAACACTCATCCGACCGTAGATTACATTGAAGCAACCATTAAAAAGGATTTGGCCAAAAATACCGATGATGGTTTGATTGAGGTCTATAAAAGAATCCGTCCGGGCGATTTGGCTACCGCGGACAATGCCAAGAGTTTGATTTACGCGATGTTTTTCAATTTTGAAAGATATGATTTGGGCCGCGTCGGCGTTTATAAATTCAACACTAAATTTGATTTAAATTATAAAGATGAAGATTACGAGAAAAAAGAAAATCGGGTATTATCTCCGGAAAAATTATTGCAGGTTTTGAAAGAGGTGGTGCGTTTAAACGTCACCCAGGAAGAGCCGGATGATATTGACCATCTTGGCAACCGCCGCATCCGCGCGGTGGGTGAACTGGCGCAAAACCGATTCCGCGTCGGTTTGGCCAGGATGGAACGTATTGTCAAAGACCGAATGAGCACGCAGGAATTGGACACCTTAAGTCCGAATAAACTGATTAACGCCAGACCGGTTATCAGCGCGATTCGTGAATTCTTTATGAGTTCGCAATTGTCACAGTTCATGGATCAGACCAACCCGCTTTCCGAATTGGAACACAAGAGACGTGTGAGCGCGCTCGGACCCGGCGGTTTGTCCCGTGACCGCGCCGGCTTTGAAGTCCGCGATGTGCACACCACTCACTATGGCCGTATTTGTCCGATCGCTACTCCTGAAGGTCCGAATATTGGCTTAGTTAACCATTTATCCAGCTTTGCCCGGGTTAATGAATTCGGATTTATTGAGACCCCCTACAGAAAGGTTTTGCGCGAAGTGCCCAATGAGCCGAGATTTTCCGAAGGTGAAATTTTACGCAAAGAGATGGAAGGAGTGAAGGCCAACACTTTGATTACCAAAGATGTAGCCGCCAAATTGGCAAAATCAAAATCAAAAACCATACTGGTTAAACCCCGACTAACCAATGAGATTGTTTATATAAATGCGTTTAAGGAAGAGAAGGTTAACACAGCTGCGGCCACCATCCGTGTTGATGAAAAAGGATATTTTATTGACGCGGAAACCCCGGCCCGCATTCATGGTAATCCGGGCGTGGCCAAAACCAGTGATATTGAATATGTGGATGTGGCTTCAAACCAGATTATCAGCATTGCTACTTCTTGTATCCCGTTTTTGGAACATGATGATGCCACCCGGGCACTCATGGGTACAAACATGCAGCGCCAAGCCGTGCCTTGTATCACTCCGGAACAGCCGCTTGTCGGTACCGGCGTTGAACAAAAGGCCGCCTATTATTCCGGACACGTTATGGTTTCCGATGTTGACGGCGAAGTTACGGAAATGGATGGCAGGCATATAGTGATTACGGATAAAAAAGACGTAAAGCACACATATAATTTAAATAAATTTGTCAGATCAAATGCTTCCACTTGTATAAACCAGAAACCGATTGTTGATTTGGGTGGAAAAGTTAAAAAAGGCGATCCGTTAACTGATGGCCCGGGCATTAGAGAAAGCGAACTGTCGCTGGGACAAAATATGCTGGTTGCCTACATGGTTTGGGACGGCTTTAACTACGAAGACGCGGTAATTATTTCTGAAAAAGTGGTGCAGACCGACCGTTTCACTTCCATACACATAGAGGACTATGTAATTGACGTCCGCGAAACCAAGCTTGGACCGGAAATCGTGACTGCCGACATCCCCAACGTCAGTGAAGAAAAATTAAAAAATTTGGACAGCGAAGGAATCGTTCGCGTGGGCGCCGAAGTAAAATCCGGCGACATTTTAGTTGGCAAAATCACGCCGAAAGGAGAAACTGAACTCTCTGCCGAAGAAAGATTGCTCCGTGCCATCTTCGGAGAAAAAGCTCGCGACGTGCGCGATTCATCTTTATATTTGGAACACGGCGAACATGGTCGCGTAATCGGCATAAAGATTTTCTCCGCCGAAAACGGCGACAAATTACAGCCGGGCGTAATCAAACAAGTACAGGTCAAAGTTGCCGATATGCGCAAAATTCAGGTTGGCGACAAAATGGCCGGCCGCCATGGCAACAAAGGCGTTATTTCAAAAGTTGTGCCGGTTGAAGACATGCCATTTTTGGAAGACGGCACTCCGGTTGATATAATTTTATCTCCGCTTGGTGTTATTTCTCGTATGAACCTGGGCCAGTTGCTTGAAACTCACCTGGGTTTGGCCGCTAATGCTCTTGGTTATCGCGTGGCCACTCCGGTTTTAAATGGTTTGCATGAAAGTCAGATTAAAGAAGAACTGGTTAAAGCCGGCTTTCCGGCCAATGGCCAGGTTACTTTGTGCGACGGCCGGACCGGTGAACCATATGACCACCAGGTGACAGTCGGCTACAACTACATTCTCAAATTGAACCACATGGTTGAGGATAAGATCCATCAGCGATCAATCGGCCCATACAGTTTAATCACCCAACAGCCGCTTGGCGGCAAGGCCCAATTCGGCGGGCAAAGATTTGGAGAAATGGAAGTTTGGGCTTTGGAGGCCTATGGCGCTGCTCATACCTTGCAGGAAATTTTGACCATCAAGTCCGATGATGTGCCGGGCCGTTCCAAGGCCTATGAGGCCATTATTAAAGGCGAGGAAATCAGCAAGGTCAATGTTCCGGAATCATTTAACGTCTTAGTCCGTGAGTTAAAAGGTCTGGGCTTGGACGTTGAATTGCTCAAGAGATCCGAATCCGGAGATTATAGGCCGATCGCGGAAGTGAAAGAGCAGGAAGAAGCGCAGCGGCTTAAATTTTCCGAACCGGCGGCTGCGGAAAAAATTGAATCTTCTAATAAATAA
- a CDS encoding DNA translocase FtsK 4TM domain-containing protein — protein MSRQRSRLTYRKKVNLNPDISRGLLAILLFILGGLSTLSFFSLAGVAGQFIDSLLSITFGQVRYIFPIILILVAVLMIKDMEYEYRPTHWFGSIFFILSFNGLVHLQRPLNDMWTMALQGYGGGIAGFALAWPLEKYLGYWGGFTVLIGLLLVSVIFLFNTSLAQIVNLHKKALLVFGWIGKQIIAFFALFKSEEKVKFKIKGEYQESAAEENEIEEEEEKRTFAQKKLGEEEVDETETEPDEKPEEQEIHKIPKPVIRDLPPIDLLFTSKTKPTSGDIKGNAETIKDTLHNFGIEVDMGEVRVGPTVTQYSLKPAKGIKLTRITTLNNDLSLALAAHPIRIEAPIPGQSLVGIEVPNQKVAMVTLRELLESNEFKKTEHNMMIALGKDVAGKVWFADLPKMPHLLIAGATGSGKTVCINTIILSLLYQNTAETLRMIMVDPKRVELTMYNGIPHLLTPVITDAAKTVNALKWTIGEMDRRFNVLAESGKRDIESYNRTASEKLPHIIFIIDELADLMAMAASEVEAGIIRLAQMARAVGIHLIVATQRPSVEVITGLMKANIPARIAFSVASIIDSRTILDCQGADKLLGRGDMLFLTAELSKPKRLQGAFVSEEEMKRVIDHLKGDEPPEYDESIVSKNAGGFGAGTVNMFGGASDDYDPLFDEAKRIVIESGKASASLLQRRLKLGYARAARLLDQMEEAGIVGPVDGAKPREVFTEHFQPESEPELSTEEQTMDAGGAPVLEEIKNEEQTP, from the coding sequence ATGTCCAGACAGAGGTCTAGATTAACTTATCGCAAAAAAGTAAACCTTAACCCAGATATCAGCCGCGGCCTTCTGGCTATTTTGTTATTTATTTTAGGCGGTCTTTCAACTTTAAGCTTTTTCTCTTTGGCCGGGGTGGCCGGACAATTCATTGATTCCCTGCTCTCAATCACTTTCGGCCAGGTCAGATATATTTTCCCGATTATTTTAATTTTGGTCGCGGTCCTGATGATCAAGGACATGGAATATGAATACCGCCCCACGCACTGGTTCGGTTCAATTTTCTTTATATTATCTTTCAACGGTTTGGTTCACTTGCAAAGACCGCTTAACGACATGTGGACCATGGCTTTGCAGGGATACGGCGGCGGCATTGCCGGTTTTGCCCTGGCCTGGCCCTTGGAAAAATACCTCGGCTATTGGGGAGGATTCACGGTTTTAATCGGCCTGCTCTTGGTTTCAGTTATCTTCCTGTTTAATACTTCGCTCGCCCAAATAGTTAACCTGCACAAAAAAGCCCTGCTGGTTTTTGGCTGGATTGGAAAACAAATTATTGCTTTCTTTGCCTTATTTAAGTCCGAAGAAAAAGTAAAATTTAAAATCAAAGGTGAATATCAGGAAAGCGCCGCAGAGGAGAATGAAATTGAAGAAGAGGAAGAAAAAAGAACTTTCGCGCAGAAAAAACTGGGTGAAGAAGAGGTGGACGAAACCGAAACAGAGCCGGATGAAAAACCAGAAGAACAGGAAATCCACAAAATTCCCAAACCGGTTATCCGGGACTTGCCGCCGATTGATTTATTATTCACTTCAAAGACCAAACCAACTTCGGGCGACATCAAGGGTAATGCTGAAACCATCAAGGACACTCTGCATAATTTCGGCATAGAAGTTGATATGGGTGAAGTGCGCGTCGGTCCGACGGTAACGCAATATTCTCTAAAACCGGCCAAGGGCATTAAGCTTACCCGCATCACCACCTTAAACAATGATCTGTCCCTGGCTTTGGCCGCGCACCCAATCAGAATTGAAGCGCCTATACCGGGCCAATCACTGGTTGGCATTGAAGTGCCAAATCAAAAAGTGGCTATGGTCACTTTGCGCGAACTGCTGGAAAGCAATGAGTTTAAAAAGACCGAACACAACATGATGATCGCGCTCGGCAAAGACGTGGCCGGAAAGGTTTGGTTCGCTGACTTGCCAAAAATGCCGCACTTACTGATCGCCGGCGCCACCGGTTCGGGAAAAACAGTTTGTATAAACACGATTATTTTAAGTTTGCTTTATCAAAACACGGCCGAGACCTTGCGCATGATTATGGTTGATCCCAAACGCGTTGAACTTACAATGTATAATGGTATTCCCCATTTACTCACTCCGGTAATCACTGACGCGGCCAAAACAGTTAATGCCCTGAAATGGACAATCGGAGAAATGGACCGCAGATTTAATGTCCTCGCTGAATCGGGCAAAAGAGATATTGAGTCATACAACAGAACCGCTTCTGAAAAACTTCCGCATATTATATTTATAATTGATGAGCTGGCCGATTTGATGGCCATGGCCGCCAGCGAAGTTGAAGCCGGTATTATCCGCCTGGCTCAAATGGCACGCGCGGTGGGCATACATTTGATCGTTGCCACCCAAAGACCAAGCGTGGAGGTAATCACCGGTCTGATGAAAGCAAACATTCCGGCCCGCATCGCTTTTTCCGTCGCTTCAATTATTGATTCACGCACGATTTTGGATTGCCAGGGAGCGGACAAACTTCTTGGCCGTGGCGACATGTTGTTTTTAACCGCCGAACTCTCAAAACCAAAACGTTTACAGGGTGCGTTTGTTTCCGAAGAAGAAATGAAACGGGTAATTGATCATTTGAAAGGCGATGAACCACCGGAGTATGATGAATCAATCGTTTCTAAAAATGCCGGCGGGTTCGGCGCGGGCACAGTGAACATGTTTGGCGGCGCGAGCGATGATTATGATCCCCTATTTGATGAGGCCAAGCGAATTGTGATAGAATCAGGAAAGGCCAGTGCCTCACTCTTACAGCGCCGATTGAAACTTGGCTATGCGCGGGCCGCCAGATTGCTTGATCAGATGGAAGAAGCCGGAATCGTCGGCCCGGTTGACGGCGCCAAACCGCGCGAGGTCTTTACCGAACATTTCCAGCCGGAAAGCGAGCCGGAACTGTCCACTGAAGAACAAACAATGGACGCGGGCGGCGCTCCGGTTTTGGAAGAAATAAAAAACGAAGAACAAACTCCATAA